The following proteins are co-located in the Hydrogenophaga sp. RAC07 genome:
- a CDS encoding nitroreductase → MHVDEAIRSRKSVRRFLPASVPSSVVQHILSVAARAPSGNNVQPWKVYAVAGEARQRLCDAFIEAATHEPDRHQPEYAYYPTTWVEPYLERRRRCGFGLYASLGIARDDAAARERQMLRNYTFFDAPVGLLVTLDRRLNTGSFMDLGMFIQNIMVAARAQGLHTCAQAAFAWFHKVARAQLPISDHEILACGIALGHEDLSAPENAFITERTDVETLASFHGFDTAR, encoded by the coding sequence GTGCATGTCGACGAAGCGATTCGCAGCCGAAAATCGGTCAGGCGGTTTCTACCTGCCTCCGTTCCTTCCTCGGTGGTGCAGCACATTCTGAGCGTGGCGGCGCGTGCCCCGAGTGGCAACAACGTGCAGCCGTGGAAGGTGTATGCGGTGGCGGGTGAGGCCCGGCAGCGCCTGTGTGATGCCTTCATTGAGGCGGCCACGCACGAGCCTGACCGGCATCAGCCCGAGTACGCGTATTACCCCACGACCTGGGTCGAGCCTTATCTGGAGCGCCGGCGTCGCTGCGGTTTCGGTTTGTATGCCAGCCTGGGCATCGCCCGCGACGACGCGGCGGCACGCGAGCGGCAGATGCTGCGCAACTACACGTTCTTCGACGCGCCGGTGGGGCTGCTCGTCACGCTCGACCGCCGTTTGAACACTGGCAGCTTCATGGACCTGGGCATGTTCATCCAGAACATCATGGTGGCCGCGCGTGCGCAGGGACTGCACACCTGTGCGCAGGCCGCGTTTGCTTGGTTCCACAAGGTGGCGCGCGCCCAGTTGCCGATCAGTGACCACGAAATCCTCGCCTGCGGCATCGCCCTCGGGCACGAGGATCTGTCGGCCCCGGAGAACGCCTTCATTACCGAACGAACCGATGTGGAGACGCTTGCCAGCTTCCATGGCTTCGACACCGCACGCTGA
- a CDS encoding thiolase C-terminal domain-containing protein produces the protein MANIKSVSSSHTLRGKTAIIGAGISAVGRVPGKSALALAADAAGKALADAGIGKHEVDGVLSSSAFASPFHRFSVAFSEYLGIQPTFSNTMQVSGATAATLFNIAAAAIAGGLAETVLVVGGDSLLTGLSPDLALRSMTESRDQQYEMPFGIPVANTFAMTAHRHMKEFGTTSEQFAKVAVIHREHARRTPGAQMTDPLSVDDVLNSGWVTTPYHKLDCSLISDGAAAFIVTSAERARALGIAKPIYILGGGECYTHEHIFLMPSLTTTGAVQSSARAYDMAGCRPKDIDVAGVYDCFTGTVIMMLEDLGFCPKGEGGRFVEDGQITYGGAIPCNTHGGLLSFAHSGMPGSLFHFYEVVNQLRGSCGERQVAGAELGLVHSLGAGFATNATTILGTEATL, from the coding sequence ATGGCAAACATCAAATCCGTATCATCTTCGCACACGCTTCGCGGTAAAACCGCGATCATCGGCGCCGGCATTTCGGCCGTCGGCCGCGTGCCGGGCAAGAGCGCGCTCGCGCTGGCCGCCGACGCAGCAGGCAAGGCGCTTGCCGATGCCGGCATCGGCAAGCACGAGGTCGATGGCGTGCTTTCCAGCTCCGCCTTCGCCTCGCCGTTTCACCGATTCAGCGTAGCCTTCAGTGAGTACCTCGGCATCCAGCCGACGTTCTCCAACACGATGCAGGTCTCCGGCGCCACGGCGGCCACCCTGTTCAACATCGCCGCCGCCGCCATTGCTGGCGGCCTGGCCGAGACCGTTCTGGTGGTGGGCGGCGACAGCTTGCTGACCGGTCTGTCGCCCGACCTGGCCCTGCGCTCGATGACCGAAAGCCGGGACCAGCAATACGAAATGCCCTTCGGCATTCCCGTGGCCAACACCTTCGCCATGACAGCGCATCGCCACATGAAGGAGTTCGGCACCACCTCCGAGCAATTTGCCAAGGTGGCGGTGATCCACCGCGAACACGCACGCCGCACGCCGGGGGCGCAGATGACCGATCCGCTGAGCGTCGATGACGTGCTGAATTCCGGCTGGGTGACAACGCCCTACCACAAGCTTGACTGCTCGCTCATCTCCGACGGCGCAGCAGCCTTCATCGTCACCTCGGCCGAGCGCGCCAGGGCGCTGGGAATTGCCAAGCCCATCTACATCCTCGGCGGCGGCGAATGCTACACGCACGAGCACATCTTCCTGATGCCCTCGCTGACCACCACGGGCGCGGTGCAGTCGAGTGCCAGGGCCTACGACATGGCGGGCTGCAGGCCGAAGGACATCGACGTGGCCGGCGTCTATGACTGCTTCACCGGCACGGTGATCATGATGCTGGAGGACCTCGGTTTCTGCCCCAAGGGCGAGGGTGGGCGCTTCGTCGAGGACGGGCAGATCACCTACGGCGGAGCCATCCCCTGCAACACCCATGGCGGCCTGCTGTCGTTCGCGCACTCGGGCATGCCGGGCTCGCTGTTTCATTTCTACGAGGTCGTCAACCAGCTGCGCGGAAGCTGCGGTGAACGCCAGGTCGCGGGCGCTGAACTTGGCCTGGTGCATAGCCTGGGCGCCGGTTTTGCGACCAACGCCACCACCATCCTGGGAACGGAGGCCACGCTGTGA